Proteins encoded by one window of Vibrio rumoiensis:
- the trmJ gene encoding tRNA (cytosine(32)/uridine(32)-2'-O)-methyltransferase TrmJ produces the protein MLDNVKVILVGTSHSGNIGSAARAMKVMGLTELVLVSPQCRVDEQTLSLASGAGDVAENALIVETLDEAVSDCALVVGSSARSRTLEWPMLEPRECGEKFIQEAEKGKVALVFGRERTGLTNEELQKCHYHVCIPANPEYSSLNLAMAVQTLSYEIRMAWLNKQAGQYPEPVEEEYPRHKELELFYQHLENTILKTQFISKDKPNLVMNKLRRLFSRARPEVQELNMLRGILTSIEKSIPDEK, from the coding sequence ATGCTAGACAATGTAAAAGTAATTTTAGTTGGTACCTCACATTCTGGGAATATAGGTTCAGCGGCGAGAGCGATGAAGGTGATGGGGCTAACTGAGTTAGTTTTAGTTTCACCGCAATGTCGAGTTGATGAGCAAACTCTTTCTTTGGCCTCAGGTGCCGGAGATGTGGCCGAAAACGCACTCATTGTAGAAACTTTAGATGAAGCGGTTTCGGACTGTGCATTAGTTGTAGGCTCAAGTGCGCGTTCTCGTACACTTGAATGGCCAATGCTTGAGCCTCGAGAGTGTGGTGAAAAATTTATTCAAGAAGCGGAAAAAGGCAAAGTCGCTTTAGTGTTTGGTCGTGAAAGAACCGGGCTAACGAACGAAGAGCTGCAAAAGTGTCATTATCACGTCTGCATTCCTGCAAACCCTGAATATAGCTCGCTTAATCTAGCGATGGCGGTACAAACGTTAAGTTATGAAATCCGAATGGCTTGGTTGAACAAACAGGCCGGTCAATATCCAGAGCCTGTCGAAGAAGAATACCCAAGGCACAAAGAATTAGAATTATTTTATCAACACCTTGAAAATACCATCTTGAAGACCCAGTTTATCTCTAAAGATAAACCGAATTTAGTGATGAATAAATTACGCCGCTTATTTAGCCGCGCTCGTCCTGAAGTTCAAGAGTTAAACATGTTAAGAGGTATTCTAACCT
- the suhB gene encoding inositol-1-monophosphatase gives MHPMLNIAIRAARMAGNHIAKSLENTDKIESTQKGQNDFVTNVDREAEQLIIDTIKKSYPDHCIVGEEGGSIQGKDTDVQWIIDPLDGTNNFVKGFPHFSVSIAVRMRGKTEVACVYDPIRNELFTAQRGSGAQLNNARLRINPIKDLNGAILATGFPFKQKQHAESFVKIVGGLFTECSDFRRTGSAALDLCYLASGRVDGFFELGLKPWDIAAGELIAREAGAILTDFSGNTNYLTSGNLVASSARGVKSILKHVREHANEGMLK, from the coding sequence ATGCATCCTATGCTAAATATCGCTATTCGTGCTGCACGAATGGCTGGCAACCATATTGCAAAATCATTAGAAAATACTGACAAGATTGAATCTACTCAAAAAGGTCAGAACGACTTTGTCACAAATGTCGACAGAGAAGCAGAACAACTGATTATCGATACCATTAAGAAGTCTTACCCTGATCACTGCATCGTTGGTGAAGAAGGTGGTTCTATTCAAGGTAAAGATACTGATGTTCAATGGATCATTGACCCACTGGATGGCACGAATAACTTTGTAAAAGGTTTCCCTCACTTTTCAGTTTCAATTGCTGTGCGTATGCGCGGTAAAACAGAAGTTGCTTGTGTTTACGATCCAATTCGTAATGAGCTATTTACCGCTCAACGTGGTTCTGGCGCACAATTAAACAATGCTCGTCTACGTATTAACCCAATTAAAGATTTAAATGGTGCCATTCTTGCGACTGGTTTCCCATTTAAACAAAAGCAACACGCTGAAAGCTTCGTAAAAATCGTGGGCGGTCTATTCACTGAATGTTCTGATTTCCGTCGTACAGGCTCTGCAGCGCTTGATTTATGCTACTTAGCATCAGGCCGTGTTGATGGTTTCTTTGAACTTGGTTTGAAACCTTGGGATATTGCTGCAGGTGAGCTTATTGCTCGTGAAGCTGGTGCTATCTTGACTGACTTCTCTGGAAACACAAACTACCTTACTTCTGGAAACTTAGTGGCTTCAAGTGCACGTGGTGTGAAGAGCATTTTAAAACACGTTCGTGAACATGCTAACGAAGGTATGTTGAAGTAA
- the secF gene encoding protein translocase subunit SecF yields the protein MFQILKANKAIDFMRWSKFAFVFSGLMIAASLFTISTKWFNWGLDFTGGTLIEVSFEHPANLPVLREALAKDGFADATVQNFGSARDVMVRMRPREDAKGEVIGNQVLESLKQGTGDQVTLKRIEFVGPNVGDELAEAGGLAILISLLCILMYVSIRFEWRLSAGAVLALAHDVTITLGIFSLLQIEIDLTIVAALLTVVGYSLNDTIVVFDRIRENFRKMRNGLPGDIMNHSITQTLSRTLITSGTTLFVVIALFTQGGANIHGFALALLLGITVGTYSSIYVASALALKLGLTREHLMPTQVEKEGADQESMIP from the coding sequence ATGTTTCAAATATTGAAAGCTAACAAAGCGATCGACTTTATGCGTTGGTCTAAGTTTGCCTTTGTGTTCTCTGGCTTAATGATCGCTGCATCTTTGTTTACTATTTCAACCAAATGGTTTAACTGGGGACTCGATTTTACCGGTGGTACTTTAATTGAGGTCTCATTTGAGCACCCGGCAAACTTACCTGTATTGCGTGAAGCTCTTGCTAAAGATGGCTTTGCCGATGCTACAGTACAAAATTTTGGTTCTGCTCGTGACGTGATGGTACGTATGCGCCCACGCGAAGATGCAAAAGGTGAAGTGATTGGTAACCAAGTACTTGAGTCATTAAAGCAAGGTACGGGTGATCAGGTTACACTTAAACGTATTGAGTTCGTTGGACCTAACGTTGGCGATGAGTTAGCCGAAGCGGGTGGTTTAGCGATTCTTATCTCGCTTCTTTGTATCTTAATGTATGTATCGATACGTTTTGAGTGGCGCTTGTCTGCTGGTGCGGTACTTGCACTAGCACACGATGTGACCATTACACTCGGTATATTCTCACTGCTACAAATTGAAATTGATTTAACTATCGTCGCAGCATTGTTGACGGTAGTGGGTTATTCACTCAATGATACTATCGTAGTATTTGACCGTATTCGTGAAAACTTCCGTAAAATGCGTAATGGTCTACCTGGCGATATCATGAACCATTCAATCACACAAACATTGAGCCGTACTTTGATTACTTCGGGTACGACTTTGTTTGTAGTTATTGCTTTGTTCACTCAAGGTGGTGCAAATATCCACGGTTTTGCATTAGCATTATTGCTTGGTATTACCGTAGGTACTTACTCGTCAATTTACGTGGCTTCAGCCTTAGCATTGAAACTAGGCTTAACCCGTGAGCACTTGATGCCAACACAAGTTGAGAAAGAAGGTGCAGACCAAGAGTCTATGATTCCTTAA
- the secD gene encoding protein translocase subunit SecD, with product MLNRYPLWKYLMVATVILISALYALPNIYGEDPAVQVTGARGASVDMSTLDSINTVLKEKDLETKSVALENGSVLIRFKDTDTQISARDLINQSIGKDYIVALNLAPATPSWLDSIGATPMKLGLDLRGGVHFLMEVDMDAAMEKLIGQQEESFRSDLRDERIRYRAIRPSGKEAVEVVLRNEEQLEQAKTILSDKHRDMVFTEGKNNTLVAKFNEARLLEIRNYAVEQNITILRNRVNELGVAEPLVQRQGASRIVVELPGVQDTARAKEILGATATLEFREVDDKADLAAAAAGRVPPGSEVKFDKDGRPAVLKKRVILGGSSITDASSSTDEYGRPQVNISLDSEGGNKMADFSRKNIGKLMATVFTEYKDSGKRNEKGNVVLAKHEEVINQATIQSALGRSFRITGIDSAAEAHNLALLLRAGALIAPISIVEERTIGPSMGQQNIDKGIQACIWGMVAVMLFTLIYYRRFGLIANMALMANLVLIIGVMSLIPGATMTLPGIAGIVLTVGMAVDANVLIFERIREELKEGRSPQQAIHQGYANAFSTIADANITTLITAIILFAVGTGAIKGFAVTLSIGILTSMFTAIIGTRCVVNLMYGGKRNIKKLSI from the coding sequence GTGCTAAACCGTTACCCGTTGTGGAAGTATCTGATGGTGGCTACAGTCATCTTAATCAGTGCACTTTATGCCCTTCCAAATATTTACGGTGAAGATCCTGCGGTACAAGTCACTGGGGCGCGAGGCGCCTCAGTTGACATGTCTACACTGGATTCTATAAATACCGTATTAAAAGAAAAAGATCTTGAAACCAAATCTGTTGCATTAGAAAACGGTTCAGTTCTCATTCGTTTTAAAGATACTGATACTCAAATCAGTGCTCGCGACTTAATTAACCAATCGATTGGTAAAGATTACATCGTTGCGTTAAACCTTGCTCCTGCGACACCGAGTTGGCTTGACTCTATCGGTGCTACACCTATGAAGCTTGGCCTTGATTTGCGTGGTGGTGTTCACTTCTTAATGGAAGTGGATATGGATGCTGCGATGGAAAAATTAATTGGTCAACAAGAAGAATCTTTCCGTAGTGATCTTCGTGATGAGCGTATTCGCTACCGTGCTATTCGTCCTTCTGGTAAAGAAGCGGTTGAAGTTGTTTTACGTAATGAAGAACAGCTTGAACAAGCTAAAACGATTCTTTCAGATAAGCACCGCGATATGGTGTTTACAGAAGGCAAAAACAATACGTTAGTTGCTAAGTTTAACGAAGCACGCTTACTTGAAATTCGTAATTATGCTGTTGAGCAGAACATTACTATTTTACGTAACCGTGTTAATGAATTAGGGGTTGCTGAGCCACTTGTTCAACGCCAAGGTGCTAGCCGCATTGTAGTTGAATTACCTGGTGTTCAAGATACCGCTCGTGCAAAAGAAATTCTTGGTGCGACCGCAACACTTGAATTCCGTGAAGTCGATGATAAAGCCGATTTGGCAGCAGCGGCAGCAGGGCGTGTACCACCGGGTAGCGAAGTTAAGTTTGATAAAGATGGCCGCCCAGCCGTGCTTAAAAAGCGCGTGATCCTTGGTGGTTCAAGCATTACTGATGCAAGCTCTAGTACGGATGAATATGGTCGCCCTCAAGTCAATATTTCTCTTGATAGTGAAGGCGGCAATAAAATGGCTGATTTCTCTAGAAAAAACATTGGTAAATTAATGGCGACCGTCTTTACCGAATACAAAGACAGCGGCAAACGTAATGAGAAAGGAAATGTGGTTCTGGCTAAACACGAAGAAGTGATTAACCAAGCAACCATTCAATCAGCGTTAGGCCGTAGTTTCCGTATTACTGGTATTGATTCAGCGGCAGAAGCACACAACTTGGCACTGTTGCTACGTGCAGGTGCTTTGATTGCGCCGATTTCAATTGTAGAAGAGCGCACCATTGGTCCATCAATGGGGCAACAAAACATTGATAAAGGTATTCAAGCTTGTATTTGGGGTATGGTAGCGGTAATGCTATTTACTCTGATTTATTACCGTCGTTTTGGTTTGATTGCCAATATGGCATTAATGGCCAACCTAGTATTGATTATTGGTGTGATGTCGTTGATTCCAGGGGCGACGATGACCTTGCCGGGTATTGCCGGTATCGTATTAACGGTCGGTATGGCGGTGGATGCTAACGTACTTATCTTTGAGCGGATACGTGAAGAGTTGAAAGAAGGACGTAGTCCTCAACAAGCGATTCACCAAGGTTATGCCAATGCCTTCAGTACCATTGCAGATGCAAACATTACCACGCTTATCACGGCAATTATTCTATTTGCTGTGGGTACAGGTGCGATTAAAGGCTTTGCCGTTACTCTGTCTATCGGTATTTTAACGTCTATGTTTACGGCTATTATCGGCACACGCTGTGTGGTTAACCTGATGTATGGCGGTAAGCGTAATATCAAGAAATTGTCGATCTAA
- the yajC gene encoding preprotein translocase subunit YajC has product MSLFISEAHAASSGPAGGGMEMFIMLGMFAVIFYFMIYRPQAKRVKEHKNLMAAMSKGDEVLTGGGLVGKIVKISDDNDYILLALNENNEVTIKKDFVTAVLPKGTLKSL; this is encoded by the coding sequence ATGAGCTTATTTATTTCAGAAGCACACGCTGCAAGTTCAGGCCCTGCTGGCGGTGGCATGGAAATGTTCATCATGCTTGGTATGTTTGCGGTTATTTTTTACTTCATGATTTATCGCCCTCAAGCGAAACGAGTAAAAGAGCACAAAAATTTAATGGCAGCCATGTCAAAAGGTGATGAAGTGTTAACGGGCGGTGGTCTTGTAGGTAAAATCGTTAAAATTTCAGACGATAATGACTACATCCTATTAGCTTTAAATGAAAATAATGAAGTAACAATCAAAAAAGATTTCGTTACGGCTGTGTTACCTAAAGGTACGCTTAAATCTCTTTAA
- the tgt gene encoding tRNA guanosine(34) transglycosylase Tgt has protein sequence MKYELIKKDGVARRGRLTFKRGSVETPAFMPVGTYGTVKGMTPEEVKETGAEILLGNTFHLWLRPGQEVMKLHGDLHDFMNWQGPILTDSGGFQVFSLGKMRKITEEGVHFRNPVNGDRIFMDAEKSMEIQKDLGSDIVMIFDECTPYPATHEEARKSMEMSLRWAQRSRDHFGKLENPNALFGIVQGGVYGDLRDVSVKGLTEIGFDGYAVGGLAVGEPKEDMHHMLEHTCPQLPEDKPRYLMGVGKPEDLVEGVRRGIDMFDCVMPTRNARNGHLFVTGGVVKIRNASHKTDTSALDPHCDCYTCKNYSKSYLHHLDRCNEILGARLNTIHNLRYYQRLMASIRLAIDEDRFDEFVQEFYARRDREVPPLQKELRMSDSSQ, from the coding sequence GTGAAATACGAACTAATTAAAAAAGACGGCGTTGCTCGCCGGGGACGTTTAACCTTTAAGCGTGGGTCTGTTGAAACGCCTGCATTCATGCCTGTAGGCACTTACGGTACCGTAAAGGGGATGACACCAGAAGAAGTGAAAGAGACTGGCGCAGAAATTTTGCTTGGTAATACTTTCCACTTATGGCTTCGTCCTGGTCAAGAAGTCATGAAATTGCACGGTGACTTGCATGATTTTATGAACTGGCAAGGCCCTATTTTAACTGACTCAGGCGGTTTTCAAGTTTTTAGCTTAGGTAAAATGCGTAAGATCACCGAAGAAGGTGTGCACTTTCGTAATCCTGTGAATGGCGATCGAATTTTTATGGACGCTGAAAAGTCGATGGAAATTCAAAAAGATCTCGGGTCTGACATCGTGATGATTTTTGACGAATGTACCCCATACCCAGCGACACATGAAGAAGCAAGAAAATCGATGGAAATGTCGTTGCGTTGGGCTCAACGTAGCCGTGATCATTTCGGTAAGTTAGAAAACCCAAATGCGTTATTCGGTATTGTTCAAGGTGGTGTATACGGTGATTTACGTGATGTTTCGGTTAAAGGGCTAACTGAAATTGGCTTTGATGGTTATGCTGTCGGCGGATTAGCGGTTGGTGAGCCTAAAGAAGACATGCACCATATGTTAGAACATACCTGCCCACAACTACCGGAAGACAAACCTCGTTACTTAATGGGGGTTGGCAAACCGGAAGATTTAGTTGAAGGTGTACGTCGTGGGATTGATATGTTCGACTGTGTAATGCCAACTCGAAATGCGCGTAACGGGCATCTGTTTGTCACAGGTGGCGTAGTTAAGATTCGTAATGCGTCACATAAAACCGATACATCAGCTTTAGATCCACATTGTGATTGTTACACTTGTAAGAATTACTCGAAATCATACTTACATCATCTTGATCGTTGTAATGAGATTTTAGGTGCGCGTTTAAACACCATCCATAATCTTCGTTATTATCAACGTTTAATGGCAAGTATTCGCTTAGCCATTGATGAAGATCGTTTCGATGAATTCGTGCAAGAGTTTTATGCACGTCGTGATCGAGAAGTACCACCACTACAAAAAGAACTACGAATGAGTGATTCATCACAATAA
- the queA gene encoding tRNA preQ1(34) S-adenosylmethionine ribosyltransferase-isomerase QueA, translated as MQVSDFDFELPDELIARYPQPQRTASRLLQLDGSSGELHDGKFTDVLDLVQPGDLVVFNNTRVIPARVFGRKESGGKIEVLVERVLDEHSILAHVRASKSPKPGNVLFLGDNDEYQAKMVARHDALFEIHFDNEKGVFDILNEIGHMPLPPYIDRPDEDADKERYQTVYNQKPGAVAAPTAGLHFDNELLDRIKAKGVEFAYVTLHVGAGTFQPVRVDNINDHHMHSEYVEVPQEVVDAIAATKARGGRIVAVGTTSVRSLESAAQDAKQKGTDLVPFFGDTEIFIYPGYQYQLVDVLITNFHLPESTLIMLVSAFAGYEHVMNAYQHAVNKEYRFFSYGDAMFVTKRNS; from the coding sequence ATGCAAGTATCTGATTTTGACTTCGAACTTCCTGATGAGCTGATAGCTCGTTACCCTCAACCACAGCGTACCGCAAGCCGACTATTACAGTTAGATGGCAGTAGTGGTGAGTTACATGATGGGAAATTTACGGATGTACTGGATTTAGTTCAACCGGGCGATTTAGTCGTTTTTAATAACACCCGAGTGATCCCGGCGCGCGTTTTCGGTCGTAAGGAATCTGGCGGTAAAATTGAAGTGTTAGTTGAGCGAGTTTTAGATGAGCATTCTATTCTTGCTCATGTACGAGCTTCTAAATCACCAAAACCAGGCAATGTACTCTTTTTAGGCGATAATGATGAATATCAAGCCAAGATGGTCGCACGTCATGACGCCTTATTTGAAATTCATTTTGATAATGAAAAAGGGGTATTTGATATTCTGAATGAAATTGGCCACATGCCTCTTCCTCCTTACATTGATCGTCCTGATGAAGATGCCGATAAAGAGCGCTATCAAACTGTCTACAACCAGAAACCAGGGGCGGTTGCTGCGCCAACTGCGGGGTTGCATTTTGATAATGAACTTTTAGATAGAATTAAAGCCAAAGGTGTCGAGTTTGCTTACGTGACTCTCCATGTTGGGGCCGGGACTTTTCAACCAGTTCGTGTTGATAACATTAATGACCATCACATGCACTCTGAATATGTCGAAGTACCACAAGAAGTGGTGGATGCGATTGCCGCTACCAAAGCACGTGGCGGTAGAATTGTTGCGGTGGGTACTACATCGGTTCGTTCACTTGAAAGTGCGGCTCAAGATGCTAAACAAAAGGGCACTGATCTCGTTCCATTTTTTGGTGATACTGAAATCTTTATCTACCCAGGTTATCAATATCAATTAGTGGATGTATTGATCACCAATTTCCATTTACCAGAATCGACACTCATCATGTTGGTGAGTGCTTTTGCTGGTTATGAGCATGTGATGAACGCTTATCAACATGCAGTAAATAAAGAATATCGCTTCTTCAGTTATGGTGATGCGATGTTTGTTACTAAGCGTAATTCGTGA
- a CDS encoding hydrogen peroxide-inducible genes activator, with amino-acid sequence MGYKWPSLKQLHYLVTLYETRHFSEAAERCFVSQSTLSKGIQNLEALVGCPLYEKKDKKGPLVFTLAGKQVIKQGRELLAKSQDLLELGSLCQGNTMHGQLRVGCIPTIAPFLLGDLVQEINLRFPQLTLLLREDTTSNLLKALRNGDLDVLILAMPVEIDGMECRIVGQDPFRMIISREQAGAIRIPIRYDDLPDESVFLLENEHCLTEHAVSACKLTKKEKINPFSATSLHTLVQMVANGLGTTFIPQMAIDHGLVDNQNIVVIEPPGKSAYRKIGLIWRPSSNRIATFETLADVVEGLL; translated from the coding sequence ATTGGGTATAAATGGCCAAGTTTAAAACAGTTACATTATTTAGTGACGCTTTATGAAACCCGTCACTTTAGTGAGGCAGCCGAACGTTGTTTTGTTAGCCAATCAACACTAAGTAAAGGCATTCAGAATCTTGAAGCGTTAGTTGGGTGCCCACTGTATGAGAAAAAAGATAAAAAAGGGCCATTAGTGTTTACGCTTGCAGGTAAACAAGTGATCAAGCAAGGTCGTGAACTGCTAGCCAAAAGCCAAGATTTATTGGAGCTAGGGTCGTTGTGCCAAGGGAATACGATGCACGGTCAACTACGTGTTGGTTGTATACCGACAATTGCACCATTTTTACTGGGTGATTTAGTGCAAGAGATTAACCTGCGCTTTCCACAATTGACCTTATTACTGCGGGAAGATACCACCAGTAACTTATTAAAAGCGTTACGTAATGGTGATCTAGATGTGTTGATTCTTGCCATGCCTGTTGAGATTGATGGAATGGAATGCCGTATTGTGGGGCAAGATCCGTTTAGGATGATCATTAGCCGTGAACAAGCTGGCGCAATTCGCATTCCTATCCGTTACGATGATTTACCCGATGAATCGGTATTCTTACTGGAAAATGAGCATTGTTTAACTGAACACGCGGTATCGGCATGTAAGTTAACTAAGAAGGAAAAAATTAACCCATTTTCCGCCACCAGTTTGCATACTTTAGTACAAATGGTCGCCAATGGGTTGGGTACCACTTTTATTCCTCAAATGGCGATAGATCATGGTTTAGTTGATAACCAAAACATTGTTGTAATTGAGCCCCCAGGTAAAAGTGCTTACCGTAAAATTGGCTTAATTTGGCGCCCGAGCTCGAATCGTATCGCGACCTTTGAAACATTAGCCGATGTTGTCGAAGGCTTACTTTGA
- a CDS encoding IS630 family transposase, with product MKIELSNQKKKQLERMHDSARDGRVRDRIKAVLLASEGWSNSMISQALRIHETTVTRHINDYLKSEKLTPENGGSQSKLNAAETMALIEHLAENTYFHTHQIVDYVQSEFQVTYTVAGMNKWLHHNGFSYKQPKGVPHKFNPEAQHAFIEYYRELKQRGEPILFMDAVHPSQATKITYGWIRKGEDKVIETTGSRTRLNYIGALNLNNISATVVENYDTVNSENIARFLWKLKKEHYPLEQKVHIVLDGAGYHRSQLVKDFATMLNIELHYLPPYSPNLNPIERLWKVMHEHARNNVYFPTKASFKGAIDTFFDVTLPEVASSLMSRINDNFQVLKPATSS from the coding sequence ATGAAAATAGAATTATCCAACCAGAAGAAGAAACAGCTCGAACGAATGCATGACTCTGCGCGTGATGGTCGAGTGCGCGACCGCATTAAAGCGGTCTTGCTTGCGTCTGAAGGTTGGTCAAATTCTATGATTTCGCAAGCTTTGCGAATTCATGAAACTACCGTTACTCGTCATATCAATGATTACTTGAAATCTGAAAAACTCACACCAGAAAATGGCGGTTCTCAGAGTAAGCTCAATGCAGCGGAAACAATGGCGCTTATTGAGCACCTCGCTGAGAATACTTACTTTCATACTCATCAAATTGTTGATTACGTTCAGTCTGAATTTCAGGTCACCTATACGGTTGCTGGTATGAACAAATGGCTACATCACAATGGTTTTTCTTACAAACAACCTAAAGGTGTTCCTCATAAGTTTAACCCTGAAGCTCAACACGCTTTCATTGAATATTATCGTGAACTGAAACAACGCGGCGAGCCTATCTTATTTATGGATGCTGTGCATCCAAGCCAAGCGACCAAAATCACTTACGGCTGGATCCGTAAAGGTGAAGATAAAGTGATTGAAACCACGGGTAGCCGTACTCGGTTAAATTACATTGGTGCTTTAAACTTAAATAATATTTCAGCCACGGTTGTTGAAAATTACGACACGGTAAACAGTGAGAATATTGCTCGTTTCCTTTGGAAACTTAAGAAAGAACATTACCCATTAGAACAAAAAGTACACATTGTTTTAGATGGTGCAGGCTATCACCGTAGCCAGTTAGTCAAAGACTTTGCAACCATGCTGAATATTGAGCTTCATTATTTGCCTCCTTACAGCCCCAATTTAAACCCAATTGAGCGACTGTGGAAGGTGATGCATGAACATGCAAGAAACAATGTATATTTCCCCACAAAGGCATCCTTTAAGGGTGCCATCGATACATTTTTTGATGTGACTTTACCTGAAGTTGCAAGTTCACTAATGTCTCGAATTAATGATAACTTTCAAGTATTGAAACCTGCAACTTCAAGTTGA
- a CDS encoding peroxiredoxin C has product MVLVGRQAPDFTAAAVLGNGEIVDSFNFAEFTKGKKAVVFFYPLDFTFVCPSELIAFDKRFEDFQAKGVEVIGVSIDSQFSHNAWRNTAIADGGIGHVQYPLVADVKHEIVKAYDVEHPEAGVAFRGSFLIDEDGLVRHQVVNDLPLGRNIDEMLRMVDALNFHQKHGEVCPAQWEEGKAGMDASPKGVASFLSEHSDDLGKK; this is encoded by the coding sequence ATGGTACTAGTAGGTCGTCAAGCCCCAGATTTCACAGCAGCAGCAGTTCTAGGTAACGGTGAAATTGTTGATTCATTCAACTTTGCAGAGTTCACTAAAGGCAAGAAAGCCGTTGTTTTCTTCTACCCTCTAGACTTCACATTCGTTTGCCCATCAGAGCTAATCGCTTTTGACAAGCGTTTCGAAGACTTCCAAGCGAAAGGCGTTGAAGTAATCGGTGTTTCTATCGATTCACAATTCTCACACAACGCATGGCGTAACACTGCTATCGCAGACGGCGGTATCGGTCACGTTCAATACCCTCTAGTTGCTGACGTTAAACACGAAATCGTTAAAGCATACGATGTTGAGCACCCAGAAGCAGGCGTTGCTTTCCGTGGTTCTTTCCTAATCGACGAAGACGGTCTTGTACGTCACCAAGTCGTTAACGATCTTCCTCTAGGTCGTAACATTGATGAAATGCTACGTATGGTTGACGCACTAAACTTCCACCAAAAACACGGTGAAGTTTGCCCAGCACAGTGGGAAGAAGGTAAAGCTGGTATGGACGCATCTCCAAAAGGTGTTGCTTCATTCCTATCTGAGCACTCAGATGACCTAGGCAAAAAATAA
- a CDS encoding copper homeostasis protein CutC translates to MIIELEVCIDNLESLHLAIEGGATRIELCSSLALGGLTPSYGFMKKAAQHSTVPVYAMIRARQGDFLYSEHDVESMIEDVLCAKQAGLQGIVIGALTAEGDIDKAICQRLIKAASGMGVTFHRAIDQCRDPKQALEDIAELGCERILTSGLASTAEQGVNVIAEMVEQAQGRFSIMAGAGVNMDNAAQIIKQTGILEIHLSGKTTRPSHMKLHADRAKMGADSVDDFAIPVTSKQTIEAVKQAITCI, encoded by the coding sequence ATGATCATTGAATTAGAAGTTTGTATTGATAATTTAGAATCCCTACACCTTGCCATTGAAGGCGGCGCAACTCGTATTGAACTATGCTCATCACTTGCGTTAGGTGGCTTAACCCCTAGCTATGGTTTTATGAAAAAAGCGGCTCAGCACTCCACGGTTCCGGTTTATGCCATGATAAGAGCCCGACAAGGTGACTTTCTATATAGTGAACACGATGTTGAGTCTATGATAGAAGATGTACTGTGTGCCAAACAAGCAGGATTACAAGGTATTGTAATTGGCGCACTTACCGCAGAAGGTGATATTGATAAAGCGATTTGTCAGCGTCTTATCAAAGCGGCTTCAGGTATGGGCGTTACTTTTCATAGAGCTATTGATCAATGCCGAGATCCTAAGCAAGCATTAGAAGATATCGCGGAGCTAGGTTGTGAGCGTATATTAACGTCAGGGCTGGCAAGCACCGCAGAACAAGGCGTTAACGTTATCGCGGAAATGGTTGAACAAGCTCAAGGGCGATTTTCGATCATGGCGGGCGCCGGTGTCAACATGGATAATGCGGCACAAATAATCAAGCAAACAGGCATTCTCGAGATTCACCTTTCAGGAAAAACCACTCGACCTAGTCACATGAAACTGCACGCTGATAGAGCAAAAATGGGGGCCGATTCAGTCGACGACTTTGCCATTCCGGTAACCAGTAAACAAACCATTGAAGCGGTGAAGCAAGCGATCACTTGTATTTAA